The genomic interval atataatatgagcTTTGATTCAATGATTTGCAGTTGTTTCTCTGACTTATCAATCCCTTGTGACATTGATTAAGTGTCTTCAACTGCAAGTTCAAAGCAGATTATCAAAATGCAAAGCATAGAAAACTACCATTGTGTGACCATTTCCAACGAATACACCaacattaaattttattgaaaaaaaatacaaattcaagATAGTCTAATTGCAACCTTCTCACATCCAACAAAGCAACTAAAAAATATTGACAACAAAGTGGTCCCCTACCTGCTTCTTCTCCAATGCTGTGGTTCTTTCCACTAGTACTTCGACCATTTCAGCTAACTACACAGAAAAGCCAATGAACTCTTCAATTAATGATgtgaaacaacaacaaaattgaaaaaattgaaatagcCTAAAGCTACCACAGGATAAACACGGTGCCAAAAGGAAAAGTAGCTCAACTACCTTAGAGTTTTCAAGAGAAAAACCCAAAGTGTTCCTGTTCTCATCCGTTAAATCATGAGACCCACCTGCTGGAGGTTCAATATCTTGACGAACACCCTTATTATCATCAGGATGATAAACTGAAGGCTGATTCAAGAAATTATGACTAACGGCCAGTCTTGATAGCTTTGACAAGaccattttcttttcatcacTATCAGCTTTTTTTACTGGCAAACTATCCAACTGGTCCAGAATTTCCTTATTATTCTGTGTTGGCTCACTGCTCTGGGACTGTTGCAGTAAAATTTCACTCTGTGTGTCCACATGAGGGATGAAAATTGATTGACAGATTTCTGCATTCGGATCAAACCAACTCTCCCCGGATTTTGAGCCTGCACTTTCAAATGTAGTCTCCTTAGTGATAATGCACAATGATTCTACCACATGAtctttatttccaaaaatattcaaatgtgAAATAGCCTTATTCACATGCAACAAATGGGTGTATGGATAAGTATTCTTACTCTCCCCATGATTCCCCTTTCCAGGTTCAACAACCTTCCCTTCTGTGGTCAGTAGTGCATCATATAGATTTGTCATTCTTGGTGAATTGCTGGCAGAAGAACCTGAAGGTCTGAATAAAGCGATCAGATCTTGAGTTTGTATATGATCCAACTCAAACCAGAAGTGCACTTGGTTATAATAGTTGCCCTGGATTGCTTTTTTGAACTGTTTCTCCACAAGTGGTTCGCATTGCATCTTAATACATATTCGAACCTGAGAAAATCAAGCAATCAAGAATACATACATAACAGTCAGCAACAGCCTTTAGCCAGAGAAGACCATGAATTTAGATGTTCTCAAAGAAATTACAGAAAGCACATGTCTGTTAAGACCTGTGCAGGAAAAGCAGTTTTTTCTGCACCCCCATCAGTCCATGCATATGGGTCTATATTCATCTGACCACAACCAGCTGCCTCATAGATCCCATACATCTTACGATCACTATAATTGAACAGAAATAGTGGCAGGCCAGGTTCAATTTTCCTCACATAGGAGAAGTGTAAAGAAGGCAGGCCTGTTAAATAAACTGTAGTTATTTTCTTAAACTAAACAGTAGAGTTTAGATAAAACTATATGCATTTACATACAGGAATCACTCAGTATACACTGCAGTTATCTTTCAGTTTTATACAGACAGGTGATACAGATATATTGCAATAGGAAAATCActtggaaaaacaaaaacagatgCCTTTTTTACTTCATCTTTCTATTCTCTCCATGCAAACAGAGAGATCACACAATCGTTATGACCAATCTTTATAGTGCTTTATCTAATCACTCTCGCCACATGGGAAGCATTTCTGAATTATCACAAACATAATATTCTATAGCGTAACTCACGTCAGTCCAAAAGAACACTAGTTGAACTCAATTCCTTTATTGCCATTTTGATTCTGTCCAATTTATGCAATATAAACGAGTTAAACAAAAAAGTGATTTGTAGATATTATGGATAGCAAATCCTAGTCATGATGTTAGGAAGTGACTGCTGGTGTCTCTAGCCAGGATGCTGTACACACTCTCTAAGATTGACTCTGCATTTGAAGCTTATTATAGAGCAAATCATTTTTGTAACCAATTTACAAAGTGTGGCACATTTGAACTAtatcaaaaaacaaataagttttttgatttataaaaatcacCGGTTAGAAATGTAATAGACAGCAGTGGCAATAAAGATTGATTTGAGCACATTCtcatgtttaaatttcagaaatCATGGAATACAAAATTGCGTGGTGGTTTACAAAATAAACTCATCTAAAAATCCTGCACAAACATTTCAATAGTAACCATCATCAACAATGTTCAACTGTGTAATTGAAGCTTAATGGTTACCGATGAAAAATGCTGCTTCACATGACCCTATCTATAGGACTTCAATTTCACTTCTAAGAGGATTATAGATTTTTCCTCCCAAGATATCTAGAGGAATCTTCTCAATATCTTCAATGTGGTCAATATTTACTGAACATTGTTTTTTGTTACTTTATTTAAGGTGGTAGCCACTAGCTACTTTGATACCAGTAAAAGCATGGATTAACTTGGTGCAGAAAAAATTCCCTGGGCaatgaaatgattaaaaaaacctGGATGCTAGCCAAACCTCTCGGAGGAGAACTTACAACCACAACAAATAATTAGCAAAAGTAATCATAAAGGTTAAGATAGAGATAGAGCAACATACCAAACAGTTGCTTTGAGAGGCATTCCATCATGGTGTTATTCTTGCAACCAAAAATTACTCCTCCTACATCATTCTTGGCCAAGTTTCTAGCAATCGTGGAGTTGTTACTCGGCCTGGGAGGATTCAGCAGCTTCTCTGTCCATGAAGCTCTCTGTGAGGTTTCCCTCAAGGAATTCATTCTATCAAAATACAGGCAACCACAACCATTAGCAAGCGCACCATCAATGTGATGCATTGAAAGACAACCTATCACTTGCATTAAGTCATTAATGGAAGAAAACTCTAGCAACCTTCTCTCTAATCATCAAATTGACGCAATCTCATCCTCACCCAaccaaaagtaaataaataaataaataagtaaagaCAATCTCAGCAAAATCCAATTTTTATGGCTTATCACAAACACAGTTACACGAGAACTACCAGTAATCCACTTAATTCCAAGAATTCCCTTCAATTTCCCACAATACAAATAAACCCCTAACCAAATCAGACATCCAATTTCGCACAGAAAACAGCGTCAGCCAGCAATCCACTAAATTCCAAGAATTCCTATCAATTGACAACAAACCCTAACCAAATCAGACAACCCATTTATCACATAAAACACCATCCAATATCATCAAACCAGAATAGTAAACAAAGACACACAatccaataataaaaaaaaaaaaataccaacatAGAAACGacggattaaaaaaaaactgagaagaaatacatacactcatgcGAAGTTCTTCAGAATCCAGAGGAGAAATCCCTTGATCTCTCGATCTCGATTAGagagatcgagagagagagagagagatgaagatgaaaCGAAGAGAGAGCGAAAGAGAGAGCGGGAGAGAAGTGATAAGCCAAGTCTCGTTTTAAACCCACTCGAGAACTAATGAAGTAACATGCGGTGTGGTCACCTCCCTATTTTCACAGATGATAAAGAAGGGTTCAATGAATGGAATATCTTGATATTGTTTTTGGTAAGTTTACCTCCCGGTTATAGGAATCGGACATGGGCCATGCTCCTGAGCTGCTTCTCCTGTAAGTttcataattcatttttattatggttttttaGGAATGGaattatttgaattgtttttttttaattacgaTTTTAggataattgatttttttttttatgagatgtAACTTTATTGAAATTGGCCAAAATCACTTGATTCAAGTAGTTAGCGACACTAAAAATAAATCTCGTGCAGAATGACGAGAGTTTGAATATTTGTTGAAAAAATTAACTCATAGGTGATGTTGCAGCCCACATTCATACGTCATAAAAATACGTGTTTGtcactattttaaaaaaaattaaaaaaataattgaaacgGAGTAATGTGGCATGCTCCAAAGCTGCTTCTCTAGAAAGTAATtgattttgggctttaaatttTAGTTCTTTATTTATGTTCATTTTGTAGGGATAAATTTGGTGCTTTGAGTagttggatttattttatggaaAATTGTATTAATTTAGCTGTGTAGAAATTAATTGAgcattattcatttaaaaaggTAAATTGGGCAACTACAACAAGCGAAGTTAGTTAAAAATATGTACAAGCACATCTTTCTTGGTGAGAGCCCAGTGGTGTTAGACTAAGAATCTTTGGTCAGAGGATCAATTCAATTGAgttaaaatgaattaatttttaattaagattttatttatttagttattcttatttattgagagaaatttaataaacaaattattgGGTGTACTTTAAAAAGACTTAGTAATTGAACCACCAAAAAAACGTATGTATCACTAATTCTTTAATCATGAAcaggaaaagagaaaaaaaaaattgtcataataagtaaagatttcacaaatcatACCTATTGAATCCATTAAATCAGAAACaacggattttttttttcttgtcccTACATATTTACATATGTATGTGGTAATGCTTTGATTTCCATAAATTGACTGACCGTCCATTTATAGAAATGagtaaataaaaactattcTAAACTCACATGGAATGTCTATATAAAAATAggtgtaattaataataatcattaaactATCACTAGAAAACGAGTGGGAATTAAATGTGGGAGAGGGTACGAATGagcaattaattatatataagattttttttggttaaaatacaattataaattatcaaatatttttgagGTAATCAtaaatgacatttatttattttgttagagtacttttttcatgaaataatgagatcaaatttaaaattacaatatttaattaaaactatataattattacaaaaaGCCAAAAAACAAATGGGAAGAATAATTTATCAATCCTTTGGATTAAAATGAATACCataactatataaatttttaaaaatgaaaaggaaaaaaaattaataaccaCATTATCTTCTTCAACACATGTCAAAGCTCCAAATCAAACCCACCCACCAACAACCAAACAATACACATTCAAGTCATTGTTTGTCAAGTTCCTAAATTTCTTTCAAGGAATCAATCAGACATAAGAGAATAAAAGTAAACAGTTCCATCACTTCAATTAGACCTTCAATTAAGTTCACTTCAATCATTCATTAATActgttgttttttattgttttccaaCAACATTACCAACAAGATTATGTACTTCAACTGCCAGAAAACAGACTACATGTGCCATCCTGAATTGGAACAATTGTCATTTAACTCTTTGTAAAACACCAAAACCACAGAATCATAACATTGCATTGAAGGGAAAACGAACTTCAGGCTTTGCATCATGTGATAAAACAATGTGTAATTATTCTCAATGACCACATGTAAAAACATAGAATCAAGAATCATAGCAAATGTATTGCTCCCAAGATTACATACAAAGGAGCATAATGTGGTTATTCTCACAAGAGAATGAgaaacaaaatacaataaaaagttaCGATGACATAAGTAGTTAGTAAGCTGCAATATGGTAAATTTTAGTAGATTGGAGAACAATAATAAGTAGATGCTAACACATGGCTATCAGAGATTTTGCATGTTCTCCAACTCAAGATTTCAAGAAACAAGTGGGATCTACTTGACAGTTGTTCATAATGTGGAATCACATGACATGAACAAACCCATCAATTTTTAAAGTTGGGAGAATTTACTCCTGTTTGATCTGTGAACAATTTCAGACTTTTATCAGTTTTGGTATTTTAATGAGATTTGGGAATTCCCTATCAACTTTAGTCCAATGAGAATTCTCTATCAAACACATCTAACTACCCATCATATTCATGTTGGAAAGCAATTGACAATGCTCTACTTCAACAGCAAATCCTTTTAGATGAGACaaatcataagaaaaataagaaactcTAGAAAAAGTGATCCTAGTCTCTCTGCTATTTAACTTTTCAAACAATTTGGTCAATATAAACACATATCACCACTTTGCTAAATCATTAAATCTTGCACACTAGATTATAGATCCAACAGGATAATGCAACCAAATTGAGCATTTCTTTCTGTGCCTATCACACTGACATGTATGTCCTATCTACACATTAACACATGCATCATCATGTAACCTCTAGAAGAACACAAATGTTCATTTATTCTCTCTATTTCCATTGATATGAAACAACGACAGACACCTATGATTACAAAGGTAATTGGGAATTTGCATGAAAGAAAAGTACTCACTACTCATTTAGTATAACCAAACAATGAGAATGAAATTGTATGAAGGGATTGAATTTCCAGTAATGAACTTAAAAGAGCAATGCAAAGAACAGACTAACCAAGTAAACAAAGACCACTagagaaacaaatcaaacaacgGGCACACGAATTGCAAAGTATCTTTCATCTATGATTGTAAATGAGAGTGTTTGTCATCAGTTACCGATTACCACCATTGATGAACAAGCACCCCGCTATCCCTGAGTGTTGAGAAAAGCTCCATGCACTGTCCATATGTATTCTTATACTTCGGTGATCTCTGCCCTGGGCAACACCTCTGCCACCGATTATAATGGCACTCAAGAAACAACTCATCTATCAAGCAAATAGCTCCAGTCTCAAACAGCCTCGGCACGAGATCAAACTCCGTTCCCTCGATATCCATCTTCACAACTACAAAGTCCCTCTCTGTTGCAGTGCTCTTCAGCCACTCTGCAAAATCAAAACCGTGAATTGAATGCACGTCGCCTGACCCCAAATTATCAGAAGAACCTTCTGCAGGCTTAATCCGGCCCATTCCCCGGCCGCCTTTCTCGTCTGCTTTCTGATCAGGATTGTGATTGATCTCAAATGTCAATGTCTCGTTTCTCACCCAAGCAGCATAAGGAAGTAAATTAACACCTTTCTTAGTAGCATATTCCTCATGGAAAGAGCGGTCTGCTTCTATTGCATATACCTCAAAGGTGCGATTTTGCTTTGGGTACTGCTTTTTGAACCAGCTCCCAATGCTAGAGCCATAGCTCCGGGCACCAACATCAATGTACAAATACCTTCTCTTGAAGCTAATGTCCGCCATGGTTGGCAAGTACTTCACATTCTTGAGGTTTTTCTTCAACGTAAGCCAGGGCTTCAACGGCTCCTCTTGGATCAGTGGCTCAGCCTCATTCAAAATTCGTTGCTTGTGCTCTGGAACCAAGCACTTGCTCACGGAACCACCATCGGAATTCAGGTGGGAATTCTCCATCTCGCTACCGTCTTGCTTCTGGAGAACGATCTCTCGGAGCTTTTTAGAGGCGTCTGGGCCATCTACTTCGTGGGAGCGCATCAGGCGGAAGGAGGGGAAGAGGTCGAGAAGGGAGTGAAGGCTGTAGACATCTGCAGCGGAGGCAGTGTGGATCACGAGAAACCCTTCGGGTTTCATCGTCCTTGCGAGCTCCGATGCGAGATCCACCGGGCGCTGGGAACTCTCCAAAACACTCCCCGCGAAGACGAAGTCGAAGATCCCATTTTTAAACGGCTGGCGAAAGAGATTACCGGAGACGACGAGCGGCGGGGCGCGGGAGCGAGAGATGCCAATGGAATCAGAGACGCCGATCTCCTTCAAGGCCAGGACCTCATGCCCGACGGCGGAGCCTACGCAGAGCGTCTTCGAGAATTTAGCAACAAAACCCTCAGTTTCAAGTCTCTGAAACGCGGCGGAGTAGAAATCAACAGCCTTACGCCAGTCACGACTACTCCAAAGATCACGCAGCGCCGGAGAGGATCCCGAGACATCGCCGGAGACACGGACAAAGGCGGCGCCACTGGTAACACCAGCAGCAGCAACGGCGACGGAGTCCggggaggagaagaagcagAAGTCAGCGGAGCCGATGCAGGAAGCGCCACGGACCGAGACAACGTACGCAAAGCGAACAATGAGAGCGATCACGCCAAACAGTAGTAGCCTTGCCAGAAGGCGCCGAGCCATTGCCGGCCTCGCCGGCGGCTCCATTGccggaaaaaaaatcaaaagaattcaatacaaacacaaaccctaaccctaaacctaaccctaatcctaatcgaaaccctaatttctcggaTCGTTAACGGGAGCAGAAGCGAGCGGAGGTGTGGTTAGCGCCGATGAGAAGGCGGGGAGAAGGGTATGATGGTGAATAGAGAGGAAAACAAGGGGTAAAACGGGAAAGAAAAATCATGGTTTCGGAATTCTAGCCCGTTGAAGAGGAAGCCATGGGTTAACTTTCGTAGCGTTGAGAGCTTCTTTTGGAGGGGGGTTCATATGAAGTAATTAAGAGAGAAAGATGTATCAGTGCCTTGAAATTACGTATCAGCCCTcacatttctttttaatttccaaaatGCCATTCCGGCGGTGAACCGTTGGAGGGGATGAAAGGGAGTTGCTTTTCGAGGGGAGAGATCTTGGCCGTTCGTTGGATTTTGTTATTAACGGTTGAGATTTAAGGGGAAGGTCAAAGAAAAGATCTCGGGAAAGGTCTTACATTCTATTTGGGGCATGGATCAGCTGTGTATTGTTGAACAGGAATAATGTAATCTTTTACACACGTGGAGGGAAGTTATTGGTTGGACTGGTGGGGGGTCCACTTGGTGATGATCAGTGGCATTTTCGTGAATAAAAGAATGGATAAGGATGGGTTTTGCGTAAAAGTATCTGGGGATAGGGTGTAAAACGCATCGCTGGCGCCAGCTCATTGGGTGGTGACGCCGTTTATGAGGTGTCTTTGTTGGGTCGCTTTTTGAGGTGGATTTGGTTGTGCCGCTGACGTGGAAGATGGGTCCCCCGTGGAGAACCAATGAGGGAAACGACACGAAAGAATAAAGGAAGATTGAAGCTAGTTAAGTTCATAAAGAGGGTGAGTAGGTGGGTTGTAGTAGGTGAAAAGGCCGGTGCCGACTCAAGGACCTCACTAGGAACTGGTAGTTGCCACgtgtatttttttgtatttttttttttggctaaaaatatttttaaaaataaatttgggtGATTTGAGTTAAATGCTTAAAATGTCTCTGAAGAAATGATGGGGGGATGTGAATTGATGAGGAATATTTGTTGTCTTAATTCTTGAAAAATTATGAGACAAAATGTCCCTTCTGTGAAATTCAATCACATTAATTTGGTGCAATAAATATATGAAACGAAAACAATCTTGTATATGTACTTATAGTTTggtacaattaaatttaatcacAAAATAAATGACATTTATTCATTAGACTTGGTTCTTAACACCATTATGGCTTAAAAAACAATATGATTAAATGAATCTAAGTTATGATGCATTTAGAAACACAAGTGTCCACAAGTATATaaagggggtgtttggattggcttttaaaaagctcagaagtgcttttttataagttaagcacttctgggc from Dioscorea cayenensis subsp. rotundata cultivar TDr96_F1 chromosome 7, TDr96_F1_v2_PseudoChromosome.rev07_lg8_w22 25.fasta, whole genome shotgun sequence carries:
- the LOC120265660 gene encoding uncharacterized protein LOC120265660 — encoded protein: MEPPARPAMARRLLARLLLFGVIALIVRFAYVVSVRGASCIGSADFCFFSSPDSVAVAAAGVTSGAAFVRVSGDVSGSSPALRDLWSSRDWRKAVDFYSAAFQRLETEGFVAKFSKTLCVGSAVGHEVLALKEIGVSDSIGISRSRAPPLVVSGNLFRQPFKNGIFDFVFAGSVLESSQRPVDLASELARTMKPEGFLVIHTASAADVYSLHSLLDLFPSFRLMRSHEVDGPDASKKLREIVLQKQDGSEMENSHLNSDGGSVSKCLVPEHKQRILNEAEPLIQEEPLKPWLTLKKNLKNVKYLPTMADISFKRRYLYIDVGARSYGSSIGSWFKKQYPKQNRTFEVYAIEADRSFHEEYATKKGVNLLPYAAWVRNETLTFEINHNPDQKADEKGGRGMGRIKPAEGSSDNLGSGDVHSIHGFDFAEWLKSTATERDFVVVKMDIEGTEFDLVPRLFETGAICLIDELFLECHYNRWQRCCPGQRSPKYKNTYGQCMELFSTLRDSGVLVHQWW
- the LOC120265445 gene encoding uncharacterized protein LOC120265445, which translates into the protein MNSLRETSQRASWTEKLLNPPRPSNNSTIARNLAKNDVGGVIFGCKNNTMMECLSKQLFGLPSLHFSYVRKIEPGLPLFLFNYSDRKMYGIYEAAGCGQMNIDPYAWTDGGAEKTAFPAQVRICIKMQCEPLVEKQFKKAIQGNYYNQVHFWFELDHIQTQDLIALFRPSGSSASNSPRMTNLYDALLTTEGKVVEPGKGNHGESSKSGESWFDPNAEICQSIFIPHVDTQSEILLQQSQSSEPTQNNKEILDQLDSLPVKKADSDEKKMVLSKLSRLAVSHNFLNQPSVYHPDDNKGVRQDIEPPAGGSHDLTDENRNTLGFSLENSKLAEMVEVLVERTTALEKKQGEQERIIQQLRDRVSELESKLNPSTSFVDDVLDQSTGLNLGPGTIYLIGGYDGRLWLSTMDSFSPSMDTLTSLRKMNYARAYASAAALNGSIYFFGGGDGSSWSDAVERYDPWRNEWTLCPPLMCEKGSLAGVSLNGKIFAIGGGNGCECFSEVEMFDPALGRWINSQPMFEKRFAPTAAAFQGAMYVVGGFNGKDYLRSFERCDPREAYWKRLPSMNVTRGCHSMAVFNDTLYVMGGYDGERMVSSVEVFDPRMESWTMAEPMNFSRGYGATVVLGDHLLTIGGVEDQETIVESVEYCSEGSGWAVSRLKAVGKRCFFSAIVL